A genomic window from Silene latifolia isolate original U9 population chromosome Y, ASM4854445v1, whole genome shotgun sequence includes:
- the LOC141627867 gene encoding uncharacterized protein LOC141627867: MAFKIGSFRETLYGLFKESWEKNDRGDDSQVLLAKLRRTNNAFRVWACNKKDEWGLKWSAFDHELESYFIDIENGGVTDNYILCHKKLMEFATAVGTYWRQRAKLKLNCVGDTCTKYFFNWVKGRSGANTILGIKKKSLEWTFDMKEIGGLFLKHFSTIFKSDAQPEWFDNYMCNYGYLFDNLKRPDGIPAAFYQRYWAIVKKDVIIGVLNILNSGNVIKDFNKTFIVLIPKNDCTERVGDFRPISLCNVIMKVVTKCIANRLKGIMDDLVGPFQSAFVPNRSIADNIVIAQEILHVINHMNYGKEGLMAVKADMSKAYDRLNWNFIRGVLSSLNLPGSMVHLIMSTIENVTYDILINGAPMEKFEPRCGIRQGDPLSPYIFALCTEVLSQMILYAQDGTFIKGIKICKNGPEISHLLFADDSLFFIRGDYGDLDFLMNIIDEYCPELLTYDGQEVLAEYKFVPKHDLGNYLGLPTSIGSSKRDLFNFLVEKTKRKLSSWNNILLSSAGKLTLIRSVLSSLSLFYLLVFRIPVSVTSKLQSLMVHFWWNGTRINKSIHWCSKDFLSRPVGEGGLGLRNIGCFNQALLAKSAWRILSVPGSLISKVIGPKLGMQNDPLFQNGWKAPQASSWALKSVIWGSDLIYNNIAWTIGSSSRLNAWTSRWIEGYSLRDLCGDFIDAPTNATFLVGDLHDNHRRSDFSSFGFDPGEGVKKKILATYIPCQPSDDSFYWKLSKHGDFTVKSGYYAAVEGLSIGSNSAADRSRMSATIVAFCKSKLWKLPISIKLRVFLWKFMANALPVGSEFLKRNMHWRSTCSLCEGSSPCVESISHLFRDCSFAKALWNEMIFQNRCPWPMSALTTILLIFSVGLIVGMFADRQCDLCWREDKSSGMGWCLLDGNGTLRTTAHARTFASSAGHAEGHAAIMALK, encoded by the exons ATGGCCTTTAAAATTGGCAGTTTTCGAG AGACCTTATATGGTCTTTTTAAGGAAAGCTGGGAAAAAAATGATAGGGGTGATGATTCTCAGGTTCTTTTGGCCAAATTACGTCGTACCAATAATGCCTTCAGAGTTTGGGCTTGTAACAAAAAAGACGAGTGGGGATTAAAGTGGAGTGCATTTGACCACGAACTTGAGTCCTATTTCATTGATATTGAGAATGGTGGTGTCACTGATAATTATATTTTATGTCACAAAAAACTTATGGAATTTGCTACTGCTGTTGGCACTTATTGGCGACAACGTGCAAAACTGAAATTGAATTGTGTGGGAGACACGTGCACTAAATACTTTTTCAATTGGGTTAAAGGACGGTCTGGTGCTAATACTATCTTGGGTATTAAGAAGAAGTCTCTTGAATGGACTTTTGATATGAAGGAGATTGGTGGCTtgtttcttaaacacttttccaCTATTTTTAAATCTGATGCTCAGCCTGAGTGGTTTGACAATTACATGTGTAATTATGGTTATCTTTTTGATAATCTCAAGC GTCCCGACGGTATACCGGCGGCTTTTTACCAGAGGTATTGGGCTATTGTTAAGAAGGATGTGATTATTGGTGTTCTCAATATTCTCAACTCGGGTAATGTGATTAAAGATTTTAACAAAACCTTTATTGTTCTCATTCCTAAAAATGATTGTACGGAGAGAGTTGGGGATTTTCGGCCGATTAGTCTATGCAATGTTATCATGAAGGTTGTTACAAAATGCATTGCGAATAGATTAAAAGGGATTATGGACGATCTAGTTGGTCCATTCCAAAGTGCTTTCGTCCCAAATAGAAGTATTGCGGATAATATTGTCATTGCCCAAGAAATTCTTCATGTTATCAATCATATGAATTATGGTAAGGAGGGTTTGATGGCGGTTAAGGCTGATATGAGTAAAGCTTATGATAGACTTAACTGGAACTTCATTAGAGGGGTGCTCTCCAGCTTAAACTTGCCGGGCTCTATGGTTCACCTTATTATGAGTACTATTGAAAATGTTACCTATGATATTCTGATTAATGGTGCACCTATGGAAAAATTTGAACCTCGCTGTGGGATTAGGCAAGGTGATCCTTTATCTCCGTATATTTTCGCGCTTTGCACAGAAGTTCTTTCTCAAATGATTCTATACGCTCAGGATGGCACCTTCATTAAGGGTATCAAAATTTGCAAGAATGGACCGGAGATATCCCATTTATTATTTGCGGATGATTCTCTCTTCTTTATTCGCGGTGATTATGGGGACTTGGACTTTCTTATGAACATTATCGATGAATATTGT CCCGAATTGCTCACTTATGACGGTCAAGAAGTGTTGGCTGAGTACAAATTTGTACCTAAGCATGACCTTGGCAACTATCTTGGCCTACCAACGAGCATTGGGTCTTCTAAAAGGGACCTATTTAATTTTCTTGTTGAAAAAACCAAGCGCAAGCTTTCCTCCTGGAATAACATTCTTCTTTCTTCTGCTGGTAAATTGACCCTTATTCGTTCTGTTCTTTCTTCACTCTCTCTTTTCTATCTATTGGTATTTCGCATACCGGTAAGTGTAACGTCAAAGCTTCAGTCTCTGATGGTGCATTTTTGGTGGAATGGAACTAGAATTAATAAGTCGATTCATTGGTGTAGTAAAGACTTCCTTAGTAGGCCGGTGGGAGAAGGGGGTCTTGGTCTTCGCAATATTGGTTGTTTTAACCAAGCCCTTCTTGCCAAGTCTGCTTGGAGAATTTTAAGTGTTCCAGGAAGCCTTATTAGCAAAGTTATTGGTCCCAAGCTTGGTATGCAAAATGATCCTCTTTTTCAGAACGGATGGAAGGCTCCCCAAGCGTCGTCATGGGCTCTAAAAAGTGTAATCTGGGGCTCTGATCTTATTTACAACAATATTGCTTGGACGATTGGCTCGTCCTCTCGTCTTAATGCCTGGACGAGTAGATGGATCGAGGGCTACAGTCTTCGTGATCTCTGTGGGGATTTTATTGATGCTCCTACTAATGCTACGTTCCTGGTTGGTGATCTTCATGATAATCATAGGAGATCGGATTTCTCCTCTTTTGGTTTCGACCCAGGTGAGGGAGTTAAAAAGAAAATCCTTGCAACTTACATCCCCTGTCAACCTTCTGATGACTCATTCTACTGGAAATTGTCCAAACATGGCGATTTCACTGTCAAGTCTGGGTATTATGCTGCTGTTGAGGGCTTATCTATTGGTTCTAACTCGGCTGCTGATCGCTCTAGAATGTCTGCAACTATTGTCGCCTTCTGCAAATCAAAGCTTTGGAAATTGCCTATTTCTATCAAACTGAGGGtgtttttatggaaatttatggcAAATGCGCTTCCCGTTGGCTCTGAATTTCTTAAACGAAATATGCATTGGCGCTCTACATGTTCTCTTTGTGAAGGCTCTTCCCCCTGTGTGGAATCTATCTCTCATCTCTTCAGAGATTGTAGTTTTGCAAAGGCTCTCTG GAATGAGATGATCTTCCAGAATCGCTGCCCTTGGCCTATGAGTGCTCTCACTACTATTCTGCTGATATTCAGT GTGGGCCTGATTGTGGGAATGTTTGCAGACCGTCAGTGTGATCTTTGCTGGAGAGAGGATAAAAGTTCTGGCATGGGGTGGTGCTTGTTGGATGGTAATGGAACCTTAAGGACTACTGCTCATGCTCGCACGTTTGCTTCTTCTGCGGGGCATGCCGAAGGACATGCTGCTATCATGGCGCTAAAATAG